Proteins from a genomic interval of Dermacentor variabilis isolate Ectoservices chromosome 8, ASM5094787v1, whole genome shotgun sequence:
- the LOC142590878 gene encoding uncharacterized protein LOC142590878, with protein sequence MNRAVFLVLFAATLTPLLNRVACQPQCDMNNCAEECVSLGALRWSCEEEGCLCTFPLEDAKTLRKGGGGNGGGSDSGGGGGGGGGGGGDGDTGYGDNGGGGGGGSNRDKQKDKNRGDDDDDYNYGNDGGGKKSKGTTKSPADSGKKRKPPDQGGKPPGGDGPDAIKEDGSGDKVEQPPGGTQSSKGPNKPTTSAEDHGQKDYGQKDYGAKARGAFEDLMPRKALEPDGGAGSQRKGGKMHMPFIVRSLHKPLSPKQVMEQLNRQKGDIPMKEIQDFLKKGGR encoded by the exons ATGAACAGGGCAGTGTTTCTGGTGCTGTTTGCTGCGACACTGACGCCGCTGCTAAACCGGGTGGCATGCCAGCCCCAATGTGACATGAACAATTGCGCCGAAGAGTGCGTGTCACTCGGGGCTCTGCGGTGGAGTTGCGAAGAGGAAGGGTGTCTCTGCACATTTCCACTGGAAGATGCCAAGACTCTGCGCAAAGGCGGTGGCGGAAATGGTGGTGGCAGTgacagcggcggcggtggcggcggcggcggcggcggcggtggtgatgGCGACACGGGCTACGGGGACAATGGTGGCGGCGGAGGTGGAGGAAGCAACCGTGACAAGCAGAAGGACAAGAATCGtggcgacgatgacgacgactacAATTACGGCAACGATG GTGGCGGTAAAAAAAGCAAAGGCACTACCAAGAGCCCAGCGGAcagcggaaagaaaagaaagccgccAGACCAGGGTGGCAAGCCTCCCGGTGGTGATGGTCCGGACGCCATCAAGGAAGATGGGAGTGGCGATAAGGTGGAACAGCCGCCAGGCGGTACGCAGTCTAGTAAGGGCCCCAACAAGCCAACCACGAGTGCGGAAGACCACGGCCAGAAAGATTACGGACAGAAGGACTACGGAGCCAAGGCCAGAGGTGCCTTCGAGGACCTCATGCCCCGAAAGGCACTGGAGCCGGACGGCGGTGCCGGTAGCCAACGTAAGGGCGGGAAGATGCACATGCCGTTCATTGTCAGAAGCTTGCACAAACCGCTGTCCCCCAAGCAGGTGATGGAGCAGCTCAACCGACAGAAGGGGGACATTCCCATGAAGGAGATCCAAGATTTCTTGAAGAAGGGGGGGCGTTAA